The Gracilimonas sediminicola sequence CTCCCGCCCATCGGCTCTTAAAAAATACATGTCGGTTTCATCGGCTTCTGCTTTTAGTCGGGCTTCTTCCAGCATCTGGTACGAAAAATCGAGAGCTACAATATTGGCTTTTTTCTGAGCGGCTTTAAGTGCGCGACCGTAAAGCGCCGTCGAGCATCCAAGGTCTAAATAAAAGCCATCTTCTTCGGGAGCAGTCCAGTCGATGAGAAGCTCATGCTCTTTTTCAATGGGGAACTCTTCACCGGATAAAAGAGAGAGAGAGCGCTTGCGCCAGATATCCTCATAAATAGCAGCGGTCAGCTTCCAGTGATTTGTGCTTTGGGCGATGGAAGTGAATTCGGGTTCTTTCCCGAGCAAATCTATAATGTTGTTTTTAACCTGATACTCATCCCCCTCTTTGGACCCTACGGTACCATTAAATGGAGTAGAAAGGATGGAAACTTCATCAGGGATGGAAATCCCTGCTCGTTCGTCTATTGGGGAGCGTAATTCAAGTGTCATAAAAACCAATCATTTTTTTGTGATGAATACGCTTAATTACCGCTCGTGTTACAGGTTCTTTCTATGTCTTAGTAACTTTTCCAAAGTTCCTAAGGGACGATAGGTGGCGTTGCTCCCTGTTAACTTTGGAAAAGTTAATTAGGGTTCCACTACCGACTACTTCTGCAGCACGATTGAGATTTGCGCACCTTTGTCAACACTTAACATCTGTCCGGCATTTCCTTTGTTGATACCAATTTCGAGCATCCCCGAACTGCCTATAAATGCTGCAGGCTCTCCTTCTTCCACATCCCCAAAGGTAGAGACGATCTTTTTGAGCATGGTATTACCCACATAAATTTTGACGTCTTTCTTTTTAATGTGTTCTTCAAAAAGTTGCTCAGAGATATTGGTAATCAGGTTGCCAAAACGGTCAATGTGAACAACCCAGCCCTGAAGGCCATCCTTATCAGCGATGGGAACGGCCCAATGATAAGTAACCAGCTCTTCGATCGGCTCTCCTATTTCGTCAAAGGAAACGCCGTTGCTGAGGTGAGCAGTAACCGGGGCAAAAACATCCCGTCCATGAAAGGTTTTGGATAAGCCTTCCTGCCGCCAATAATCTTTGTTGTTAATCTTTACGGCTTCGTATTCAAATTCATCAAAGAAAAGAGAAAAGATGCCGTTATCGGGTCCCACAAAATATTGATCACCTACTTTTAATGCGATGGGATGGCGGGGAGTGCCTACACCGGGATCTACAACAACAAGGTGAACTGTGCCGGGCGGGAAAAGAAAAGCTGCATTGCGTACCACCCATGCTCCGGCCATTATATCCTGCGGGGGGATGTCATGAGAGATGTCGATGAGGCGAGCATTGGGAGCAATTCCAAGGATGACCGCCTTCATAGCGCCCACATAATGGTCTTGCAGACCAAAATCAGATGTGAGGGTAATTATTTGACTCATCAGGCATAGCTGTTGAGCATCACCGGCATAACCAGCATTAGAATATCTTCGTTTTCATTCTCTTCCGAAGGCTTCACAATACCGGCGCGATTAGGTGAAGAAAATTCAAAAGTTACTTCTTCATCATCGATGTTGCTGAGTACATCACCCAGGTATTTTGCATTAAAGCCGATTTCCATCTCCTCGTTGGAATACTCGCATTCGATGGTTTCTTTCGCCTCGCTGCTCATATCAAGGTCTTCGGCGCGAATGGTGAGTTTGTCGGAGCCCAGCTGTAACCGGATCTGTCGGGTAGTAGTGCTCGAGAAGATGGCCACCCGTTTTACGGTAGAAAGCATCTGCTCTTTACTGATGGTCAGGAACTTGTCGTTATCGCGCGGGATAACGGAATCATAATTCGGATACTGCTCATTAATCAGTCGGGTAATAACGATGGTGCCGCCACTTTTAAATCGCGCATGATCTTCGGTTACGGTCAGGTCGCACTCATCACCGTCAATGGTTTTCTGTATGAGGCTCAACGCTTTATCAGGAACAATGAAATTCACGTCATTGTCGGCTGTAATCTCTTTGTTGGTGTATTTAACCAGACGGTGCCCGTCGGTAGCTACAAATTTGCTTTCATCGGTTCCAATCTGGAAATATACACCCATCATGGCCGGGCGAAGGTCGTCACTGGAAACGGCAAATAATGTTTTATGAATGGCATTATTCATCAGCTCCGTTGTAGTATTGATGCTGGTTCCCTCATCAAGGTTGGGCACTTCCGGGAACTCATCAGCATCATCACCTACCAGCTTATAGGTACCTTTATCGGTGCGGAAGTTGATGTTTTTGCGGTCGTCCACATCAAAGAAAACCGGGATGTTGGGCAGCTGACGTAAGGTTTCGAGCAACCTGCGTGCCGGTATGGCAACCGCTCCGTCTTCTTCTATATCTGCATCGATGTACTCGATGATTGAAATCTCGAGATCGGTAGCGGTGAGTTTGAGTTTTCCATCTTCGCTTTCAAAAAGGATGGTTTCCAAAATAGGAAGCGTAGCTTTTGAAGGCACGGCTCCAATCACGGCCGAAAGCCCTTTATTGAGTTCGTTGCTCGATACAGAAAATTTCATAAATGCATTATTTAAATGGGTTAAAAGGCAATTTTCAACCAACAGTTGCCCTTTCAGTGGAGTGTGCTTATACTAAGAAATACTGGCTCTCTCTGCAACCGCAGAAAGCGCAATTTTCATCCCAAATAAGTCACAGAATATATCGTTTAAAGCGCTACAGTAACTCTTAATATATCGCTGTTTTTTTGATGAACCGATCCTTCCCCGCGCTTTTACTTTTTGTGATGATTCCTGTCCTCACCTTTTCTCAAGCTACACAGGCGAAGTATGGAAATGATTTCCTTACAACAGGAAGCGGAGCCCGTGCGCTTGGAATGGGGAGTGCTCATGCAGCCCTAACCGGCGATGTGACTTCGGCTTACTGGAATGTGGCGGGACTTGCAGAGGTTGAAACCCCACAAATCATGTATATGCATTCCGAGCGATTTAGCGGCATTGTGGGCTATGACTATGGAGCAGCCGCTCTTCCCCTGAAGTCAAACAACGGGGTGGTTTCAATCAGTTTTTTCCGTCAGGGAGTTGATAACATTGCCAACACGTTGAATGCCTGGGACCGTGAACGGGATCAGCCCAAGCAGGATGTGGAATCTTATATTACCAGGTTCAGCACGGCCGATATGGCACTTCTTTTTTCGTATGCTACACAGAAAAGTGAGAAGTTGTCTTATGGTGCTTCTGCTAAAATCATTCGCCAGAAACTGGGGCCTTTTGCTGAAGCATGGGGATATAGCCTGGACATTGGTGTAAAGTACCAGGCCGATTTCGCCAGTTTTGGGGTCACGGTTCATGACATTACCACCATGCAGAAGATGTGGGATGTAAACGAGTCAGCCTTTGGTGATTACGAAGCTCAATTCGACAGTCTGGGAGCCTCGCTTCCAACCGGACAAAACGAGTTTGTGCTTCCGTCTGTGAAATTGGGTGTAGCAAAATTATTCCCGATTGGAGGCGACTTTTTGGTTTCAGCAGCTGCAGATGTGGACCTGCTTTTTGAAAACCGGCAGGCTTATTACATCAACCTGGGCAGAATGAGTGTTGAACCACATTTAGGTAGTGAAATTTCATATAAAGATGTGATTGCCTTACGTGCGGGCGTTACCGATTTCATTACTGATCCGGTTTCAGGTTTTTCCGTTTCTCCTACTCTCGGACTTGGCCTTAAGCTTTCCTCCTTTGTGCTTGACTACGGCTTTACCAGTTTCGCCGGCGCTTCCAGTGATTTAGGCTTCACCCATCGCATTTCTCTCCGCTTTGATATTTAATGTGTTTAAGTGTTAGAGTGTGAACGTGTTACAGTGTTATGATTATATTGTAACGCAAACTCACGAACACTTAAACACGGTATTTCTTGCGAATCATACTTTTAGGTCCAACAGCGGCCGGAAAAACCGAACTTTCTCTACAACTTGCTGAGAAGCTTAACACATCTATTATCTCGGCAGATTCCCGCCAATGCTTTAAGCATATAAATATTGGAACCGCAAAGCCTTCACCGGAAGAATTAGATAGGACTCAGCATTATAACATCTCCCTGCTGGGCTTGGATGAAGAAGACTCGGCCATGGACTTTCAAAAGCGGGCTGAGCAATGGGAAAAAGAAATTCTGCAGAAATCGGAGCACGTGATTTATGCCGGAGGTAGTACCCTCCACCTCCAAAGCCTGATCCAACCTTTCAACGAGATGCCGGAATCGAATGAGGAAAATATAGAGGAGCTGGAAAGCCGGATAGAGAGGGAAGGACTTGAATCACTTTATGGGATGCTAAAGGAAGTGGATCCTGAATACGCTAAAAAAATGGACGGAATGAACCGGCAACGCATTATCCGTGCGCTGGATGTGTGGATGAAAACCGGTAAGCCTTTCAGCAGTTTTCATAGCAACGATGAAATTTATCCCGATGAAGACACCTTGGTTTTTGGTTTGAAGTGGCCCCGGCAAAAACTCTACGATCGCATCAATCAACGGGTTGATCAAATGATAGAGCAAGGCCTGGTGGACGAAGTAAAATCAATTTTGGCATCGGGACATTCAAAGGAGCTACAATCGCTGAATACGGTGGGTTATAAAGAGATCATCAAGTATTTGGAGGGAGAGTGGACACTGGAAAAAGCAGTGGAGAAAATTAAAACAAGCACCCGACGATACGCAAAACGACAGATTACCTGGTTTAAGCGGTGGGAATTTATTGAATGGCTGGATGCGGAGGAGCTTTCTGTGGATGAGATGAAAGAAAGAATTGTGTTGAAAGTTGCACAGGGCTAAAGTCCATGCTTGTAAACTGGAAGATATTCAACCAAGGCAGGGTATCTCTTCAAGTACACAAGCAAGCCATTTATGGCTGTGAACAAATGGGAGTCAATTCTTAATCCAGGTTAGCAGCTAAGTTGCAGAAAGGTTAACTTTGGCACTCACTTAAACGAAGCCCAACTATGTACAAAGCGAAAGTAAATGTAACGCTCCGTCCATCTATTTTGGACCCTAAAGGTAAAGCCGCTCATCATGCTCTGCAGAATCTTGGTTTAAATGAAGTTCAGCAAGTTCGTATTGGAAAATTTATTGAGCTTGATGTGGATGCAAAGGATGAATCTGCGGCTAAAGAAATTGTAGAGTCAGCCTGTGCGCAGCTGCTGGCTAATGAAGTAATGGAAGATTTCGAAATTACTATCGAATCCTGATCCATGTTTCTGCTTGCTCAACATATCGATGAACTCGTGTTGTCTGGGACCGAAGTAGAAGAAACCACAGAAACCAAAGAGAAAGAAGAAGTCAAAGATGCGGTGGATACGCCCTGGCGACTGATTCTATATGATGATGATATTCACACCTTTGATGAGGTCATTTCCCAGCTGATGAAAGCGACCGGATGCAGTTTATCAGAAGCAGAAGATAAGACATGGAAAGTCCACAACGAAGGTAAAGCGCTGGTGCATGAAGGCGAATTTGAAGAGTGCCTTCGCATTGATGGCGTGTTAAAAGAAATTCAACTTGTTACCGAAATAAAAGGATAAAACAATGGCCACATTTGGCGTAGTAGTATTCCCCGGCTCTAATTGCGATCATGATGCCTATCATGCCATGAAGCACGTAATGGGTTGTGAGGTGAAATTCTTATGGCACAAAGATACCGACCTCTCAGGGATCGATTTTTTAATTATCCCCGGCGGATTTTCTTATGGCGATTACCTCCGCTCCGGAGCTATTGCCCGCTTCTCTCCCATTATGCAGGAAGTGGTGAAATTTGCTGAAAAAGGCGGACCGGTAATGGGCATCTGTAACGGCTTTCAGATTTTGCTTGAAGCCGGACTGATTCCGGGAGCCATGATGCACAACCAAAAGCTGAAATTTGTGTGCAAAAATGTATTTATTCGATGCGAAACTACTGATTCCCTGTTTACAAACTCGCTGAAAAAAGGTGGCGTTTTTGATATTCCCGTTTCTCATGGAGAAGGTAATTATTTTATTGATCAGTCGGGGTTGAAGTCGCTGCAGGATAACGATCAGGTTTTATTCAGGTATTGCGATGCGAACGGAGAGCTCACCGAAGGCGCCAACTTTAATGGCTCAATCGATCATATAGCCGGAATTTGTAATGAAGGGCGGAATGTGCTGGGGATGATGCCTCACCCTGAACGAGCCATGGAAAAGCTCCTGGGTTCTGAAGATGGAAAACCTATTTTTGAGTCTATTCTTAATTCTCTTTCCGTAGCTTAATCACACCGATATGAGCACAGAAACCCAACCGGAATTAAAACTGCACAGCGAGGGCCTGGTAAAGCGCTATCGCAAGCGAACGGTTGTGGATGATGTGTCGATTAATGTACGGCAGGGTGAAGTTGTAGGGCTGCTGGGTCCAAACGGTGCCGGAAAGACCACCACTTTTTATATGATGGTTGGCTTGGTGCGCCCCAATGCCGGAAAGATATTTTTGAATGAAAAAGACCTGACGGGCGAACCCATGTATAAAAGAGCCCGCATGGGAATCGGCTACCTTGCTCAGGAAGCCAGTGTATTCAGAAACCTGACCGTTCGTGAAAATCTCGAATCGGTGCTCCAGTTCTTATCTATCCCCAAAAAAGAAATTGACCTTAAAGTTGATAAGCTTATTGAAGAATTCGGGCTTCACAAAGTTGTTGACAGCAAAGGGTATAGCTTGTCGGGCGGAGAAAGGCGGCGGACTGAAATAGCCCGCGCTTTGGTTACAGATCCGAAGTTTATTTTATTGGATGAACCGTTCGCCGGAGTCGATCCGATTGCCGTAGAAGATATTCAGCAAATTGTATCGGGTCTCCGCCATCAAAACATTGGTATTCTAATTACCGACCATAACGTACATGAGACGCTGGCTATTACCGACCGCGCCTACCTTATGTTTGAAGGAAAGATATTAATGGAAGGCTCCGCTGATAAGCTGGCCGAAGATGAAAAAGCCAAACAGCTGTACCTTGGAAAACAATTTAAATTAGATCGTTACACCTCAGAATAATCAACCATGAAAGAAGTAACCGTACAAGAACTGAAAGAGAAAAGAGAATCAAACGAGGACTTCTTCCTTCTCGACGTCCGCGAAGATGTAGAATACTTGGTTTCAAACCTGGATGGAGAGCACATTCCCTTGGGACAGCTCGAAAACCGGATGAAAGAGATTGAAGATAAAAAGAGCGAAGAAGTGATCGTGATGTGCCGCAGTGGAGGGAGAAGTTCCAAAGCCGTTTCTTATCTTGAAAATAACGGCTTTGAGAAGGTGGCGAATCTTAAAGGCGGAATGAAAGCCTGGGCTTCTGAGATTGACCCATCGGTTCCGGTGGCGTAGTTATTCGTTCCGACGCAGAGCGTCTGGAACGAGGTGGATTTAGATTTTAAAGCCTCATCAACAGTTGTTTCCTTGAAGGAAGGCGTTGATGCCGATGAAATTCGGAGTCTCTGAGTATAAACGGCAAGACCGGTGTGATAAATATCCGAAGAAAAGCGAACTCGCTAAAAGGTCATTCTGAACGAAATGAAGAGTCTTTGCCGCGAAATATTAATCAAGTCAGTTCAGGCAAAGATTGTAACGAAACCTCAGGATAGTTATTAAGCCAGCGCCGCAATTTGGTTAAGCAGCTCTTGGTTGCTGTCGGTGTTCTTAAGCACTTTCAACAAGCCAAGCATAGACTCTTTTGGAGATTTTTTAAGCAAATATCTTCTCACCATGTTTCGCTCTTCAAGAGAGTCGGTAATAAACTTATGCTCATTTCTGGTTCCGGACGCCGCAATATTAATGGCCGGGTAAATTCGGTCGTTCGCCAATTCCCGATCCAAAACCAGCTCCATATTTCCGGTTCCCTTAAACTCCTCAAAAATCAGGTCGTCCATTCGGGAGTTTGTTTCAATCAGGCAGGTGGCGATGATGGTAAGTGAGCCGCCCCCTTCAATTTTCCGCGCAGACCCAAAGATCTTTTTAGGTATTTCGAGTGCACGGATGTCCAATCCACCGGAAAGCGTTCTTCCGCTATTGGATTGCACGGCATTGTAAGCACGGCCAAGTCGGGTCAGGGAGTCAATCAGAAGTACGGAGTCCTCTCCCATCTCGGCTTTACGTTTGGCATAACCCAGGGCCATTTCGGTGATTCGGATATGGCTTTGTGTGTCTTTGTCGTTAGAGGAAGCAAAAACCTCGGCCTGTGTTGAACGGATAAAGTCTGTCACCTCTTCCGGGCGTTCATCAACCAAGAGCACGCTTACGTGAATATCATCTGAATAATTATCATTGAGCGTTTTGGCGATCTTCTTCAATAAAACAGTTTTACCCGTTCGCGGAGGAGCCACAATAAGCGAGCGCTGCCCTTTCCCGATGGGAGCAACTAAATCGAGAACGCGCATTTCAACATCGTCTGCATTATGTCCCATTTTAATCCAGTCAACAGGCATG is a genomic window containing:
- a CDS encoding class I SAM-dependent methyltransferase, with product MTLELRSPIDERAGISIPDEVSILSTPFNGTVGSKEGDEYQVKNNIIDLLGKEPEFTSIAQSTNHWKLTAAIYEDIWRKRSLSLLSGEEFPIEKEHELLIDWTAPEEDGFYLDLGCSTALYGRALKAAQKKANIVALDFSYQMLEEARLKAEADETDMYFLRADGRELPFFSKTFDGIVMGGTLNELTEVLKVLYEAKRVIKDDGVFFMMHLTKSDAWYGRLLQESAAIGGIHFWTVDESNKLFNQAGFNVEEQLVKGIVCFTKLTPS
- the purQ gene encoding phosphoribosylformylglycinamidine synthase subunit PurQ, coding for MATFGVVVFPGSNCDHDAYHAMKHVMGCEVKFLWHKDTDLSGIDFLIIPGGFSYGDYLRSGAIARFSPIMQEVVKFAEKGGPVMGICNGFQILLEAGLIPGAMMHNQKLKFVCKNVFIRCETTDSLFTNSLKKGGVFDIPVSHGEGNYFIDQSGLKSLQDNDQVLFRYCDANGELTEGANFNGSIDHIAGICNEGRNVLGMMPHPERAMEKLLGSEDGKPIFESILNSLSVA
- the miaA gene encoding tRNA (adenosine(37)-N6)-dimethylallyltransferase MiaA, coding for MRIILLGPTAAGKTELSLQLAEKLNTSIISADSRQCFKHINIGTAKPSPEELDRTQHYNISLLGLDEEDSAMDFQKRAEQWEKEILQKSEHVIYAGGSTLHLQSLIQPFNEMPESNEENIEELESRIEREGLESLYGMLKEVDPEYAKKMDGMNRQRIIRALDVWMKTGKPFSSFHSNDEIYPDEDTLVFGLKWPRQKLYDRINQRVDQMIEQGLVDEVKSILASGHSKELQSLNTVGYKEIIKYLEGEWTLEKAVEKIKTSTRRYAKRQITWFKRWEFIEWLDAEELSVDEMKERIVLKVAQG
- a CDS encoding ATP-dependent Clp protease adaptor ClpS, which codes for MFLLAQHIDELVLSGTEVEETTETKEKEEVKDAVDTPWRLILYDDDIHTFDEVISQLMKATGCSLSEAEDKTWKVHNEGKALVHEGEFEECLRIDGVLKEIQLVTEIKG
- a CDS encoding rhodanese-like domain-containing protein; the encoded protein is MKEVTVQELKEKRESNEDFFLLDVREDVEYLVSNLDGEHIPLGQLENRMKEIEDKKSEEVIVMCRSGGRSSKAVSYLENNGFEKVANLKGGMKAWASEIDPSVPVA
- a CDS encoding PorV/PorQ family protein, with translation MNRSFPALLLFVMIPVLTFSQATQAKYGNDFLTTGSGARALGMGSAHAALTGDVTSAYWNVAGLAEVETPQIMYMHSERFSGIVGYDYGAAALPLKSNNGVVSISFFRQGVDNIANTLNAWDRERDQPKQDVESYITRFSTADMALLFSYATQKSEKLSYGASAKIIRQKLGPFAEAWGYSLDIGVKYQADFASFGVTVHDITTMQKMWDVNESAFGDYEAQFDSLGASLPTGQNEFVLPSVKLGVAKLFPIGGDFLVSAAADVDLLFENRQAYYINLGRMSVEPHLGSEISYKDVIALRAGVTDFITDPVSGFSVSPTLGLGLKLSSFVLDYGFTSFAGASSDLGFTHRISLRFDI
- a CDS encoding SAM hydrolase/SAM-dependent halogenase family protein, encoding MSQIITLTSDFGLQDHYVGAMKAVILGIAPNARLIDISHDIPPQDIMAGAWVVRNAAFLFPPGTVHLVVVDPGVGTPRHPIALKVGDQYFVGPDNGIFSLFFDEFEYEAVKINNKDYWRQEGLSKTFHGRDVFAPVTAHLSNGVSFDEIGEPIEELVTYHWAVPIADKDGLQGWVVHIDRFGNLITNISEQLFEEHIKKKDVKIYVGNTMLKKIVSTFGDVEEGEPAAFIGSSGMLEIGINKGNAGQMLSVDKGAQISIVLQK
- the purS gene encoding phosphoribosylformylglycinamidine synthase subunit PurS; protein product: MYKAKVNVTLRPSILDPKGKAAHHALQNLGLNEVQQVRIGKFIELDVDAKDESAAKEIVESACAQLLANEVMEDFEITIES
- the lptB gene encoding LPS export ABC transporter ATP-binding protein, with amino-acid sequence MSTETQPELKLHSEGLVKRYRKRTVVDDVSINVRQGEVVGLLGPNGAGKTTTFYMMVGLVRPNAGKIFLNEKDLTGEPMYKRARMGIGYLAQEASVFRNLTVRENLESVLQFLSIPKKEIDLKVDKLIEEFGLHKVVDSKGYSLSGGERRRTEIARALVTDPKFILLDEPFAGVDPIAVEDIQQIVSGLRHQNIGILITDHNVHETLAITDRAYLMFEGKILMEGSADKLAEDEKAKQLYLGKQFKLDRYTSE
- the dnaN gene encoding DNA polymerase III subunit beta, which translates into the protein MKFSVSSNELNKGLSAVIGAVPSKATLPILETILFESEDGKLKLTATDLEISIIEYIDADIEEDGAVAIPARRLLETLRQLPNIPVFFDVDDRKNINFRTDKGTYKLVGDDADEFPEVPNLDEGTSINTTTELMNNAIHKTLFAVSSDDLRPAMMGVYFQIGTDESKFVATDGHRLVKYTNKEITADNDVNFIVPDKALSLIQKTIDGDECDLTVTEDHARFKSGGTIVITRLINEQYPNYDSVIPRDNDKFLTISKEQMLSTVKRVAIFSSTTTRQIRLQLGSDKLTIRAEDLDMSSEAKETIECEYSNEEMEIGFNAKYLGDVLSNIDDEEVTFEFSSPNRAGIVKPSEENENEDILMLVMPVMLNSYA
- the rho gene encoding transcription termination factor Rho, with the protein product MARRKNRNKNKRNRNNNKGGNVFIPKFYWKNNQGIAGQYAGVLEINSKGWGFIRKLDYEFSYQPKDPFLKPDEVKELDLRPGLVLEGEFEEDNKGHKHVASVDVVNGRPVEAWTKSSRFERQTPIMPVDWIKMGHNADDVEMRVLDLVAPIGKGQRSLIVAPPRTGKTVLLKKIAKTLNDNYSDDIHVSVLLVDERPEEVTDFIRSTQAEVFASSNDKDTQSHIRITEMALGYAKRKAEMGEDSVLLIDSLTRLGRAYNAVQSNSGRTLSGGLDIRALEIPKKIFGSARKIEGGGSLTIIATCLIETNSRMDDLIFEEFKGTGNMELVLDRELANDRIYPAINIAASGTRNEHKFITDSLEERNMVRRYLLKKSPKESMLGLLKVLKNTDSNQELLNQIAALA